The region TGCCGGTAACAGGTTTCTGCATAGCTTGGGATCGGCTGTAAGGGTGACGATCAAGATGAAGAGGAGGCGCGGATGATGCCTGTCCCGACACGGCCATGAGGGTCTTCAACACCACCTTCAACAAGTCATTCCGACTTGTTGGCTTATCGAGCCATGGCACACCCTGAAGCTCAGCGGGGATGCCTTGGCGCGGAGAGTAGCCGGAGTAGATGACGAGTGGGGTGGCGTGTCGATTGAGTTCTCCCACCAGCTCTGTGGCGGGCCCATCCTTGAGCATAAAGTCAACAATAGCGATGTCGGCTGCGTTGGCCTCCAGCCAGCTTCGTGCCTCAGCCAAGGAACCAACAGTCGCTACAGCAATGCCGGCCTCCTCCAGGTAGGTCTCGATCGACATAGCAATGAGTGTGTGATCTTCGACGACCAAGCAACGGGGCTGATCTGCGACGTCTCCGCTCATGACCGGCTGGGTAGAGGAGGCCAGGGACGCTGGCATTCACTTAAGTTGGTCCGCGCGGTATGACGCACTTGGCAAAAGGAGTAATCTGCGACATTCGCGGATAGGACTTCAACCCCTCAGGGCGTAGCCATCTGCCCGCCGCCAGACAGCGCCGCGCGGTCCCGATCGTTTGGCTCTGCACCGAGCCGATCGGGACTGCAAGAAAAAGCACAACAAGCTGGCCCAGGGTTTCAACGGCATCTTCAGACTGAAGGGCGGATTGTCGCCCATCGAAGGCCGGTCAAGTGAGTCGACCAGTGCCCGGTGAGGTGCACTTCACCCACCACGCGTGCCAAAAGGATCACTTCATCTTGCTTTGAATATCCTCCAACAAGGCAATGTGTTCGGTGATCATGCCGCGAGCCAGTTTCGCGACGTTCACATGTTCGCGGTTCTGAGGATTGCTTTGCAAATACTGCGTCTGCACCTGCAGCAGACCCTTGTGTCCCTCCATTTGTCCCTGAAGATACTGATGATCGAAGACTTCACCCGATTGGGTGTTCTGAAGTTTCTGGATCATCTCCCGGCTTTTAGCATCGATTTGCACGGGTGGCGCGGCGGCGGCTGATCCAGCACTTGGTTGAGCCGCCGATCCAGTCGCGGCAGGCTCCAGCATGGACCGCAGGACCTCGGCGAGAGTGGTCTGCTCCTGCACCTCGAAGGTAGCAAACTGCTTCAAATCGGCATTCTTCGCCTTCTGCTGCGCGATTTGGCTGGTTTCAAGGGCCACCATGCCCAGCTGCATGTGCTGCATGTCAGCCTGCGTCATCGGCTGCCCGCCCATGCTGCCCGCGCCGGAGGTTGCCCCGGTTGTACCCGGTTGTCTGGTAGCTGGGGATCCGCTGGTCTGCGCTAGGGTGGGGGCAGTGATTGCGGCAGTCAAACCTGCCAAGACAAGGCGGCGATCCATGGTATGTCTCCTGCCGTGGTTACGGCACCTAACAGAGCTTACGTTCTGCGTGCGGCGGGATACCAACGCGGCAGAGCCGATTTTGTTAGGATCGTCGCAGAACGATTGTGATCATGAGTGCGCCACGGGGACGATAATCTGCTCCTGATCTATTAGAGCCAATCCGATTGTCGCCTGATCCGAGGCTCCGCCAGAACTCTCACGCTCCTCGCTATTATCCAATCTCGATAAATGCTTGTGCCGGATCGTGTCCCCAGAGCGAGCCGGCATGGAACAAGTGTTTCCGGCCATAGTTGGAGTCCGGAATCGTGAGATAAGGATGTTCATTATGACCGTTGCTACATCAGGCAACACTGATCTGACCCATTCCGAAAGCATCAAGACTATTTTCATCACCGGCCTTCAGAATGCTCATGCTCTTGAGAAGGAAGCGGTCCAGCTCATGCAACGCCAGCTTGAGCGCTTCGAAAACTATCCTGAGATGTCGCAGCTCCTGCAGCAGCACCTTCGCGAAACGGAAGGGCAGATCCGCCGTCTCGATGACATCCTGCACACTTTCGGAGAGGACCGCTCGCTTTTGAAGGACATGGCGACCCAGTTCATGGCCAACATGGCAGCGGTCGGGCACATGCCGATGGCCGACGAGGTTCTCAAGAACACTTTCGCCAACCATGCTTTCGAGAATTTCGAGATTGCTTCCTACAAGTCCCTGATCGTCATGGCCGAGGCTGCCGGCCATCAGAAGTTTGTGCCGGCTCTCGAAGAAACGCTCCGGGAGGAGGAAAAGACGGCTCAAGCAATCTATGGCATGATCGAGCCAATCACGCGGAGATACTTGGAGCGTGAAGCGCAAGGGTTGAAGGCTGATCGATAAGAGCCTTTAACTTTTTTGGAGGTTTTAGAAATGTGGCAGCGCTCTCTCCAGAACGGCGACGATGAATGTGGGTCCTTGTTGTATAGACAGGTTTCAGGCGAAACTAACCTGGATCAAAGACGGACATTCATGTGGATGCCATAAGCGATTGATTATCAGCAAACGATCATAGGCGCTGATACCTGAGAGAGACGTGTGCTCCCGCCTGTAACTGCCGGAGTGTCACGTGCACGCTTCTTTCCCCTCTCAAGACAATCCGCTCATCCGCAAGAGCGAGAGCATCTTTGCGCTCAACGATGACGAGCGCCGGGCCCTTGAGAAGCTGCCGATGCAGCTTGCCAAATTACACGTTCAATTATTTCTTTATGCCAGAATAGTAGCGGCGGGTGATGTCACATTAACCCGAGGGTGGGAGCGATGGACGGGCATAATCAAGCCCGTCAGCTACAAACGCCATAGCTTTCCGCCTGAGATCATCGCCCACGCATTCTGGTTGTACTTTCGTTTTCCACTAAGCCGGCTCCTGGGAGACGCAAGAAGCCAATCCGGACGATGCGGTCCTGCCGGCAGACAAACTACCGTTCGTAGCGACGTCAAACGCCTCGATGTTCGTGTTCGACCTCAGGAATGACTCACCGATCGTGAAGAAACTCACTGGAGGCCCGTTGAAGGGGTATACGTTCATCCCTGCAGGGTGCTAGGAATGATTCGTTGGCTCTGGTGTGCCCGAGTAGAGAGCGAACCTCTAGTACCTAAGGGTGAGCGGACCTTCCGACGGAGAGGCCATGGGCTCCTCTTGACCGAGAGTGTGTCAAAACTCTTACAAGCCCCGCCTCGACGAACTATTCGGACAAGTTCACTCTCATCTACCGGGGATTTCCCGGTCTATCAGGGCTTGCAAGAAATCTAATTGCTCCACGGAGCGGCCCGTTTGCGTTTTGACACACTCTCGACCCTGAGCTGACCGTTAGAGGTCACGACGCATCGTGGAACAGGTCCATTCCTGCCGAGGCCGACGGAACGGGCCGATCGTACGGGCATCATTGCCTTGTCTGATGCCGACTCTATGTGCCGATGGCAGGGGACGCTGGCGTACAGCTTCAACGGAATCACACCATGAGCATCTTCAGCAGGAGCAAGGACGCAATCCTCGGATCCGCGGCGGCGCAGTGATCCCCTGAGGCGGGCTACTCCTGCCACGGCTCCACAAGCCGGGTGTCGTTCGGACGCACCTCCAGGCGGTACGCAACCTCCTCCCCGGTGACGGCGGTCGCGGCAGGACCGCAGATGACCTTGAACGCCGTGTCTCGGTCACCGGAACCGACCTCCGTGACCCTCGTGGCCATGGGACAGGCGAACCCGCCGTCCCTGACCCAGAGGCGTATCGCTCCAGGAGTTCGAGGGTCCAAACATCACTCTGGGCAGCGGAGATCCCGGGAAACAGGGCTGCCATGACGGCCATGCGCATCGGGATCATCTCGCCGATCGTTCCTGGTTCGGATGATGCGCCGGGGGCGGAGCCTGTTCAGCCGTTCGCTTGCGAGGACGCGGATGCCGGCACGATGTCGGCTTCACGTACAACGCGCTGGACCGGCCCTGCCGCTGCCTTGATCCGGTAGAGGGGCTCGTCGTCCGATCCGGAGGGCAGAAGACCCAGGATCTCGTAGATCCCGGTATTCTCGCGAAGGCGTTCCCGTGGCCGCACGAGCTGGCCGATCCCAAATCTGTGCGTCATGGCGTCTGTTCCTCATCCGTGAGCGCGGCTCTTCTGCGATGGCCCGCCCGATGCCGAAACAACCGTGTCGCTTGGCCCCTCGTTCCAACGGATGCCGCAGGGCGCCCGTGCCATGATGCGGCCGCCTGACGGATCTGCGAGCCCGGCCTCGAGGCCGGGGCCAAGGTCATAGGAGCAGGGCTGCATCGCAGGTCCGACATGAGTGGGGATGGTCTCGTGCGGAGTCGACGAACACGGCCCTGTCCCTTGGCCAGGTTAAACCCCAACGTCGGATGGCCCACGTCGGCGGCGGGCGAGGCCTACGCCGCCTTGACGTTGACCCGGGCCTCGGCCAGTCGGGAGAGAAGGGCGTCCGTTTCCTTCTCCTCCTGAAGGGTCTGATCGAGCAGCGTCGCGGCCTCGGTCAGCCCGAGCTCCTGGGCCCAGGTTTTGAGTGTGCCATAGCGGGTGATCTCGTAATGCTCGACCGCCTGGGCCGCGGACAGGATGCCGGCATCGAGAGCCGGACTGTCGGCGAAGTCCTCCATGATCTCGGTGCCCTCGTCGATGATCCCCTTGATCGCCTCGCAGGGCACGCCGCGCGCGGGCTTACCAAGGAGCTCGAAGATCTGCTCGAGGCGCTCGATCTGCCCTTGCGTCTGCTCGCGATGGGTCTGGAAGGCGGCCTTGAGCTCGTCCGACTCTGCGCCCTTGGCCATCTTCGGCAGGGCCTTCAGGATCTGCTTCTCGGCGTAGTAGATGTCCTTCAGGGTGTGAAGGAAGAGGTCGTCGAGCGTCTTCTGTTTTGCGGCCATGAAAGGTTCTCCTGGCTTCGGGTCAAAGGGTGCAAGGCATTGATGCGGCGACTAACGGCACGGCATCACCGAAGTTCCAAAGCGGAATGTGGACAAGCCGGAGGCAGGTGAGCCGATGCCCCGCGACCGCCGGGTGCGTGGATCCGGACAGCATTGGGATCCGGGAACCCGGGGCTGCCGATCCCGGTTACTTCAATGGCCAAGGCTGGCCCGTTGCCTGCATTCCGGAGCCGACACCGGCGCCACGGTGCTGGTGACCGCCAACGCTATGCGCCTGCTCGGGGCCGGGGAACGGGAGTGATGCCGTCGCTTCGGCTGTGTGGATCACGGGAATGCGCGCCGCATGCCTCAATCCTGCCGGACTTGACGGCAAGCTCTGATCCGACTTGGCCGAACCTGCGGTAGGCAGGCTCGACGCCGACGGTCAAACGAAACGGGGAACTGTCCGGCGCGACGTTCGGGCAGACAGAATGCGGGGATCCCCTGATGAAGCGTATCGCATTGGCTGCGGGCCTCGTGCTCGCGCTCGCCGCCTGCCAAGGCCAGAACATGTCCACGCGCCACCTGGCGCCGATCCCGCCCGCCACCATGGCGCTGATGGAATCGAAGGGCATGTCGCAGAACGACCCGATCCTGATGCGATCCTACAAGAAGGAATCCGAGATCGAGGTCTGGAAGCGGGGCCGCGACGGTCGGTACGCGCTCCTCAAGACCTACCCGATGTGCCGCTGGTCGGGCCAGCTCGGGCCGAAGATCCGCGAGGGTGACCGT is a window of Microvirga ossetica DNA encoding:
- a CDS encoding response regulator, whose protein sequence is MPASLASSTQPVMSGDVADQPRCLVVEDHTLIAMSIETYLEEAGIAVATVGSLAEARSWLEANAADIAIVDFMLKDGPATELVGELNRHATPLVIYSGYSPRQGIPAELQGVPWLDKPTSRNDLLKVVLKTLMAVSGQASSAPPLHLDRHPYSRSQAMQKPVTGSDDPA
- a CDS encoding ferritin-like domain-containing protein; the encoded protein is MTVATSGNTDLTHSESIKTIFITGLQNAHALEKEAVQLMQRQLERFENYPEMSQLLQQHLRETEGQIRRLDDILHTFGEDRSLLKDMATQFMANMAAVGHMPMADEVLKNTFANHAFENFEIASYKSLIVMAEAAGHQKFVPALEETLREEEKTAQAIYGMIEPITRRYLEREAQGLKADR
- a CDS encoding DUF4142 domain-containing protein produces the protein MDRRLVLAGLTAAITAPTLAQTSGSPATRQPGTTGATSGAGSMGGQPMTQADMQHMQLGMVALETSQIAQQKAKNADLKQFATFEVQEQTTLAEVLRSMLEPAATGSAAQPSAGSAAAAPPVQIDAKSREMIQKLQNTQSGEVFDHQYLQGQMEGHKGLLQVQTQYLQSNPQNREHVNVAKLARGMITEHIALLEDIQSKMK
- a CDS encoding ferritin-like domain-containing protein, encoding MAAKQKTLDDLFLHTLKDIYYAEKQILKALPKMAKGAESDELKAAFQTHREQTQGQIERLEQIFELLGKPARGVPCEAIKGIIDEGTEIMEDFADSPALDAGILSAAQAVEHYEITRYGTLKTWAQELGLTEAATLLDQTLQEEKETDALLSRLAEARVNVKAA
- a CDS encoding L,D-transpeptidase family protein, with protein sequence MKRIALAAGLVLALAACQGQNMSTRHLAPIPPATMALMESKGMSQNDPILMRSYKKESEIEVWKRGRDGRYALLKTYPMCRWSGQLGPKIREGDRQAPEGFYTITPAQMNPNSQLYSRSTSVTQTSTIARMAGRERT